The genome window ATCCAGACGCGTTATGGGAGCCCGATGCGCCACAAGAGCTTGTGAAAGAGCTAATTGAAAGAAACCTAATAATATATTTCCTCTCAAGGAGAGAACCACGGGCATGGATCGATAACCCACCCCCAGAGAGAGATCCAGAGCTTGGAATAGGGAGATATGTTGCATGGCAAACACCCCTACACAGAATAGCTGTTAGGAAAGCAATCACAGAGGCCGGCTAGTCAAATAAATAGTAAATGAGGCATAGCCATAGCATTTCAGCATTCAACATATATAAACCAGTGTTTGGATAAACAATAAATATTATTATATATTATTTAAACATTCTATTCCCAGCTCCTTCAGTTTCTTCCTCACCCATTCAACAACCTTACCAGCAATCCTAAGGGCCTCCACAGCCTCCTCCTCTGAAACTGGTGGTGCAGGGTAGCGAATCTCTACGGAGTAGTAGGTTAGAGCCGGCACACCCTCCTCATAGCCCCACGAGACGTCCACCATATTCTCCAACATGCTTAGAAGCCTTTCTAAGCTATGAGTTTTTGGAGGTCTAATCCCATAGGATATAAGTAACGCCTTCAACGCCTTTCCGCTACCTGTTGACTGTGAAACGCCGACAGGTCATAAAGCCCCTCCTTAAGTAAAAGACTAGACGCTCTAAGATCGTTGATTGCTTTCTGCATCCACTCACAAGCTATATTCAAACAGTCACACCCTCTCTCGCCGCCGTATACTCGATACTCCCCCAGAGATCCTTTCTCTCGTCAAACCGTTTTTTCTCGATTATAATCAAATCTATCTCGCCGCCTAAAAGCCTGAAAAGCCTCATTCGCAATCTGGATTGGAGTTTAAAGAACACCTTCCAGCTCATATTCCCTTTCACTACCACTAACACATCCCAGTCAGAACCCTCCCTCTCCTCCCCCCTCACCCTCGAACCAAAAAGTATGATTCTCTCTACCTCTACCCCAAGCTTCCCAGCCTCCTCCAAGATAGTCTGCTTAATCAGTTGCAGAACCCCTAGATCTATCGATACCCTGCCCATACCGACTCCACAACAATATCTCTTTCAATTCTATAATAGATCAGTTTTTGCTCTACTACTATTTATCTTATTGGGGTATATAAGTTAAGATCTGGTTTTTGATCTATGTTTTTGATATCCGCAACGCTTATTAGCTTCAAAGATTTTTGATCTAGATCATCCTGGGATCTTTCGGGATGATCCCTCGGGATCTTCTTCTACCTAGATCTATTTTGATCTTTGATCATATGATCTTTTCGATCTCCCAGGATCTTTTTCTCTATTCTATCCCAGTTGATTCCGGGATGATCTACTATAGAATTGAAAGACTTTTTCGATGATTGGTTTGAAGTGTTAAAAAATAGGATATATTGGATTTTTGCTATTGCTTTAGTGGGATGCTGGCTATTTCTTGGAGTGTTTCTATGTTGAATAGTTTTATCATGTTCTGGGATATTGTGTATATTGTCTTGTCTATATATAGAGATCTTATTGCCTGATCGTGCTCTAGGATCTTCTCTAGCTTTATTCCATTGGCTCCATAGCTTATTACTGCGATGCCAGCTGTGTTTCCAGAGATCTTTGCTATCGCTATTGGTATCATGATAAGCCCTCTCCCTGGCTGTATTGTGAATGCATGGTGATCCCATAGGACTGGACTTGTGGCTCCTTCTATCTTGAGGGATGCTATCTCTACTATGTTTCTGGGGTCTGATGTGTTGAATAGGGATATCTTTAGATCTCTATCTTCAAGTCCTACTCCGAGGAGCATGTTTCCCTGGAGTGGGTGTAGATATTCGCTGAACCCCGGTATCTTTATATATCCCAGGATCTCTGGTTTCCTAGGATCTCTAACGTCTATAGCGTATAGGGGATCTACTTGCCTATATGTCACAAGGTAGAAGATATCCCCTACAAGCCTCGCCGCATATATCCTCTCACCCCTTGCAAGGTTCTCTAGAGAGCCAGCTATACTCATATCTATGGGCGATATTATATAGACATTGTTATATGTCTCGCTAGAAGCTACTAGGGAGACGTAGATCTGTATCCTAGGTGGCTGGGGCCCTATCTGGATCGGCTGTGGAATCGATATATATCTCTCGCTGCATCTAGCATCTACACACTCGATAATCCTAATAGTTATATTGCTCTCCGTACCAGCTTCAATAGGCTTTGGCTTTGGAATAATTGGGATGGGATATGCAAGCCTTGCAGAGAGGTTGGAGGCTGTTGTAGCAACGATCAGGTATCCCCTGTGCTCCTCTATAGAGAACTGATCCAGTATGTGGCCGGGAACGTCTATAGATCCTCTATAGGTTATGTTGATCCCCCTCACATCTAGGATATGGATCCTCGTTACCTCTTGGAAGACATATGTGGAGAGCCTTGCAGATGCATTGGATATAATAGATATCGCCTTATCCTCGCCCAGGGTTGATAGATAGTCGCTAGCGATTCTCAGGGCACCACTTATATTACCCCTTCTCATCTCCTCAAGCATCTTGGATCCTATATCCTGTGGTAGGAGACTTGAAAGAACCTCTATAGCCTTGCCCGTGGCCATTGCATATGGTGGGATATAGGATGCTATATATAGCCTCGAAGGGCTCATATAGATCCAGGTTGTTGGGGATATTAAAAGGGATATTTCGGATCTAGCGCCGCTGGATAGATCCACAGAGGCTATGGTTGCAAACCTAGATGGCATCTGATCAACGAGAAATATCTGTGAAGGCCTCAGAGGAGCGCCATTCACAAGCGGTAGGATCTCGCGGTATATAGGAGATGATAGAACCATATAGACTGTGCCATTAATCATCCTAGCACCAGCTAGGCTTCCACTATAGACCAATTTCTCTCTAAGCACAGGCTTGGAGGGGTTGGAGATATCATATATATAGATCGATGTGTTAGAACCATATACCATGGGGAGAATCGTGGCTCTATACACGGGTAGCTGATCATCAGCAATCACAGCCAGGGTATTGCCCCATAGGAAAGCACCTCTAGAGCTACCATTAACATCTATAGAGGATAGAAGCCTCCTCCCAATAGCATCAACAATATATACTCTGCTGTATGATGTGATAACTATAAGCCTGCCATCCGTTTTCACAATGTCAAGCTCATCAACACCGCTAACCTGGACATTCGTAGTGGAGAATATAGAGTCGCTAGCCCTTAGAGAAGCTGGGGAAACCATAGCAGGGGTTGGGGAGGCTAATGGCAATACAGTAGCTATCCCCGCTGGAAGAACCCCTAGATTCTGAGAGCCCATGGTCTCAGAGATGGAGAGGAGGAAGCTCTTGATCTCATCATATGAGGAGAAGCTCTTGAAAACCCCTGTAGCAGATAGGTTAGGCATAGGAGCACCACCATAGCCGGGTTTCCGAGGAGTTGCCCCAGAACCAACAGGGGATCCAGGGGTTCCCGGAGCTCTAATCCCCACATAGATCATGGATACCATAGTGATAACAACAGCTATTAAGGTGGCTAGGGCTATATATCTCCTAAACCTCTCAGACACCATCAAACCCACCACCAAGATCCTCGAAGATAGATTTATTAAGTATATGCTTTGCACACCAGCTATGAATACCGCTGGCGTTTAGTTCAAGGTTATGTCCATAAATGTTAAAGATCTTTACAACCGAAAAACCTGCTCCTTAAGATAGAGAAAAAGTTTGATCAGAAGATAGAAGATCTTAGCCCCTAGCTGCTGAACCCTTATAACACAACAGTTACGAAAACTTTCAATTCTATAGTAGATCATCTATTCCTTCAATTACTTTTAATGATGCCTCGCCCGATCTTTGGATTTTAAGGTCTTTCTCGATTATCTCAGCTATCATGAGGGATTTGATGAAGCTAGATGTATTAGCTGTATATCTAGCTAGATATCTCACCTTAATCTCATTATTCCCTATCTCAAATCTTATGAATTTGTGGAATGCTTCTCTAAGGCTGTTTGCTATCCTTTCGAGATCTATATTCTGAGGCATTGTTGTTAGAGCTAGTAATGGGTATCCATTCTCTATCGATAATGCGAAGACCGCTACTTCATCTAGGTCTTTCACCCCCGCTAGCTTTAGAACCTCATTCTCCTCCTCCTTTATCTCCTCCCCGATTTTTCTCTCATCATTCGAACCTCCTCTTAGGCATCTCCCCTCTAGCCTTAATAATCTCTTATCTTTTTCTATTGTGAAGGGCTCGGGCCCGGGGTTATTGATCTTTTCAACGGTATGGATAGCTGTTTTTCTTATGTCCTCTTTCGATATGTCTACCGGCTCGCTATTTAATACGCGTAGAACGACGTTTTCCAGGAATATTGATGCTACGCCAGCTAGATCCTTTACAGCTCTATAGGTTAGAACCATATGCTCAGAAGAGAGAGAAACGATAAAGCAGATAGTAGTTTACAGCTCTATAGGTTAGAACCGGCATATAGTTCATACCATGGCTGAGATCCAGGACTATCTTAAGACTCTTTTTAGAATCCCCATCATTCTCTATATTCAAGATCTCCTTCACCAAGATCCTAGATAGCTCCAAG of Sulfolobales archaeon contains these proteins:
- a CDS encoding nucleotidyltransferase domain-containing protein, with translation MGRVSIDLGVLQLIKQTILEEAGKLGVEVERIILFGSRVRGEEREGSDWDVLVVVKGNMSWKVFFKLQSRLRMRLFRLLGGEIDLIIIEKKRFDERKDLWGSIEYTAAREGVTV
- a CDS encoding beta-propeller domain-containing protein → MVSERFRRYIALATLIAVVITMVSMIYVGIRAPGTPGSPVGSGATPRKPGYGGAPMPNLSATGVFKSFSSYDEIKSFLLSISETMGSQNLGVLPAGIATVLPLASPTPAMVSPASLRASDSIFSTTNVQVSGVDELDIVKTDGRLIVITSYSRVYIVDAIGRRLLSSIDVNGSSRGAFLWGNTLAVIADDQLPVYRATILPMVYGSNTSIYIYDISNPSKPVLREKLVYSGSLAGARMINGTVYMVLSSPIYREILPLVNGAPLRPSQIFLVDQMPSRFATIASVDLSSGARSEISLLISPTTWIYMSPSRLYIASYIPPYAMATGKAIEVLSSLLPQDIGSKMLEEMRRGNISGALRIASDYLSTLGEDKAISIISNASARLSTYVFQEVTRIHILDVRGINITYRGSIDVPGHILDQFSIEEHRGYLIVATTASNLSARLAYPIPIIPKPKPIEAGTESNITIRIIECVDARCSERYISIPQPIQIGPQPPRIQIYVSLVASSETYNNVYIISPIDMSIAGSLENLARGERIYAARLVGDIFYLVTYRQVDPLYAIDVRDPRKPEILGYIKIPGFSEYLHPLQGNMLLGVGLEDRDLKISLFNTSDPRNIVEIASLKIEGATSPVLWDHHAFTIQPGRGLIMIPIAIAKISGNTAGIAVISYGANGIKLEKILEHDQAIRSLYIDKTIYTISQNMIKLFNIETLQEIASIPLKQ